Part of the Pseudodesulfovibrio mercurii genome is shown below.
CGGCTTCATGGACGGCTTGGGCGCCTTGTCCATGATGTACCCGCCCTCGGCCGACGGCAGTTGCTCGACCGCCTGCTCAATGATGCGCAGGGACTGCTCCATCTCGGCCAGCCGGACGTGATAGCGCCCCGCCGAACAGCAGGTGTCCTGGGTCGGAATCTCGAAGTCGAACCGGTCGTAGATCCCGTAGGGCTCGGCCCTGCGGATGTCATAGGGCACGCCCGCGCCGCGCAGGACCGGACCGGTGCAGCCGTAGCGGCGGCACATGTCCTGATCGATGATGCCGATGCCCTCGATGCGGCGGCGCAGGATGATGTTCCCGGTGACGAGGTCGTGATACATGGGCAGCCGCTTCCGGAAGTGCGGAATGAACGCCTTGATCAGCTCGACACACTTGTCGTCCATGTCCATCTGCATGCCGCCGACCCGGAAGTTGCTGTAGGTCAGCCTGGAGCCCGAGGGCCTCTGCAGGATGTCCAGAAGCATTTCGCGGTCTTCGAAGGCGTACAGGATGGGGGTGAAGGCCCCCAGGTCGAGGATGTAGGCGCCCCACCACAGCAGGTGGGAGGCCAGGCGGTTGAGTTCGGTCATGATGACGCGAAGGTACTCCGCCCGCTCGGGCACCTCGATGCCCATCAGTTTTTCGACCGCGCCCACGTAGGCCCAGTTCCAGGCCATGGCGTGTCCGTAGTCGACGCGGCCCATGTTGGGGATGAATCCTCCCCACATCTGGGTCTCGCCCATTTTTTCATGCATGCGGTGCAGGTAGCCCAGCACGGGCTCGGCGCGGACGATGTATTCGCCGTCCACCTCGATCATGACCCGCAGAACGCCGTGCGTAGACGGGTGTTGCGGGCCCATGTTGATGATCAGGGTTCCGTCCTGCTTCCCGGCCTCGAACTTCTGGGTGTAGAAATCACCCTTCATCTGTTCTAAATTCTGGTAAGCCGACATACACTCTCAG
Proteins encoded:
- a CDS encoding NADH-quinone oxidoreductase subunit D, which gives rise to MSAYQNLEQMKGDFYTQKFEAGKQDGTLIINMGPQHPSTHGVLRVMIEVDGEYIVRAEPVLGYLHRMHEKMGETQMWGGFIPNMGRVDYGHAMAWNWAYVGAVEKLMGIEVPERAEYLRVIMTELNRLASHLLWWGAYILDLGAFTPILYAFEDREMLLDILQRPSGSRLTYSNFRVGGMQMDMDDKCVELIKAFIPHFRKRLPMYHDLVTGNIILRRRIEGIGIIDQDMCRRYGCTGPVLRGAGVPYDIRRAEPYGIYDRFDFEIPTQDTCCSAGRYHVRLAEMEQSLRIIEQAVEQLPSAEGGYIMDKAPKPSMKPPAGEAYFCVEGGRGKIGIYVLSDGGKVPYRVKLRAPGLSNLNAFVEAATGTLIADAVAILGSLDLIIPEIDR